The genomic segment GCTGAACCTAAAAAACTATTAAAATGAAACTAAACATTAAAAACACTATAAAAATACTGTTCTTTTCAGCAGCAGTTTTTTCACAAATAGGATGCTCTTCTTCAAACGATGCCGTAGATCCTGTAGTAAATCCACCAGTGGTAAATCCACCGGTTGTAGTAACAAATGATGTTGATTTTTGGTTGACAAAAGGAGATCAAAGCGTATTGCTGGCAAAGCAAACCGGAACACTAGGATTTGGAACAGCAGTAAACATGTATACAAACATAGAAGTTAACGCTTCTCAAAAATATCAAACAGTTGACGGTTTTGGATACACATTAACTGGAGGAAGTGCTGACGTAATTAATAAATTAACGGCTGCTAAAAAAAGCGCACTTTTACAGGAATTATTTGGTACAGGCGCTAATTCAATTGGAGTAAGTTATCTTAGAATAAGTATCGGAGCATCTGACTTAAATGCAGAACCTTTTACTTATGATGATCTTGCAACCGGAGAAACAGATTTAACTTTAGCAAAATTCAGTTTAGATAAAGATAAAGCAGGAGTAATTGCACTTTTAAAAGAAATTCTGGCAATTAACCCAAAGATTTTAATTCTGGCTACACCTTGGTCAGCGCCGATTTGGATGAAAGACAAAGACAGTTTTGTTGGAGGAAAATTACAAACACAATATTATGATGTTTACGCTAAATATTTTGTAAAATACATTCAGCAAATGAAAGCTGAAGGAATTACAATAGACGCCGTAACTCCTCAAAATGAACCATTACATGACGGAAACAACCCAAGTATGTATATGTCAGCAGCAGAACAGGCTAACTTTATTAAAAATAATCTAGGACCTGCTTTTAAAGCTGCAAACCTAAGTGTAAAAATTATTGCTTACGATCATAATTGTGATAGACCAGACTACCCAAAAGCAATTTTGGCTGATGCCGATGCTTTTCCATTTGTAGACGGATCGGCTTTCCATTTATATGCAGGAGATATCAGTGCACTTAGCAATGTTTATAATTCTTATCCAACAAAAAATGTGTATTTCACAGAACAATGGACATCATCAGCAGGTGATTTTGGAGGGGATTTAAAATGGCACGTTCGAAATGTAGTAATCGGTTCAATGCGTAACTATAGCAAAAATGCATTAGAATGGAATTTAGCAAATGATGGTGCTTTTCAACCTCATACAAATGGTGGTTGTTCAATGTGTAAAGGTGCTTTAACAGTAGCCTCCAGCGAAAGCTTCCAGCGTAATGTAGCTTATTACATTATTGCACATGCATCAAAATTTGTTCCTGCAGGATCTGTTAGAATTTCAAGTACTTCAGGCGGAAACTTACAAAATGTTGCTTTTATAACACCTTCTGGCGATAAAGTTTTAATTGTAGAAAATGACGGATCAACAGCCGAAACTTTCAATATCAAGTTCAATGATAAATGGGTAACTACTACCTTAGGAGGAGGATCTGTTGGAACTTATACGTGGAAATAATTAACCGGAAATAAAAAGTTTTTCAAATGAAAAAAGTAATAGTAGCATTGCAGCTTTTATTTTCATTTACAATTTTCGGACAGGGATTTTTACATAGAGACGGACAAAAAATTGTTGATGGAAACGGAAATAATATCATCTTAAGAGGTCTTGGCCTTGGCGGATGGATGGTTCAAGAAGGGTATATGCTGCAAACACAGCCCTTTGCAAGTCCGCAATATCAAATAAAACAAAAAATTCAGGACGTTGTTGGTGAACAAGGAACGAAAGAATTTTATGCCGCTTACAAAGCTAATGGAATCACAAAAAGAGACATTGATTCGTTAGCAAAATGGGGATTCAATTCGATTCGTCTTCCAATGCATTATAACCTTTATACTCCGCCAATTGAGCAGGAAAAAAATGGTGAAATCACCTGGATGGAAGAAGGTTTTACCATGACTGATAATTTATTGAAATGGTGTGAAGCAAACAAAATCTATTTAATTTTAGATTTGCATGCAGCACCGGGCGGACAAGGAAACGATGCGGCAATTTCGGATTATGATACCACAAAACCATCATTATGGCAGAGTGAAGCCAATCAGAAAAAAATGATCGCTTTATGGAAAAAACTGGCTTCTCGTTACAGAGACAGTCAGTGGATTGGCGGTTATGATATTATCAACGAACCAAACTGGGGTTTTACCGGATCTAATAAAAATGGCTGCGACGAAAATTCAAACGGACCTTTAAGAGACTTAATGGTTGCAGTTACAAAAGCAATTCGCGAAGTCGACACTAATCACTTAGTAATTATCGAAGGAAACTGCTGGGGAAATAATTACAACGGGATTTTCCCTTTATGGGATGAAAACATGGCGTTGAGTTTTCATAAATACTGGAATCATAACGACAAAGAATCAATCCAGAAAATGCTGGATTACAGAACACAATATAACGTTCCGATTTGGTTAGGAGAAAGCGGCGAAAATTCAAACGTTTGGTTTAAAGATGCTTTGACTTTAGTAGAAACCAACAATATTGGATGGGCATTTTGGCCAATGAAAAAAATCGAAAATATTGCAGGTGTAACCTCGGTAACCAAAATTCCGGAATATGATGTTTTATTGAAATACTGGAAAGATGGCGGAGCAAAACCATCACCAGAATTTTCGAAAAAAGCATTAATGAAAATGGCTGACAACTATAAAATGCAAAACGTAACTGTTAAGCCAGACGTAATCGATGCGATGTTTAGACAAGTTCAGACAAACGATACAAAAGCCTACAAAAATCACATAATTCCCGGAAAAATCATTGCAACACAATATGATTTAGGAACAAACGGTTTTGCTTATTCTGATAAAGATTTTGTGAATTACAGAGTTGCAACTGGAACTTTTGATCAGTGGAATAAAGGAAACGTAATGCGCAACGACGGAGTTGATATTCTGCCTTGTAAAGATGCCGGATCAAATGGTTATCAGGTTTCATTTATTGAAGATGGAGAATGGCTGCAATTTACTGCTCAGGTAAAAAAAGAAAATAAATACAACGTGGCAATTCGTTACTCAAGCGAAAGTGCAGAAGGACAACTTCATTTAGAAACTTCAAATGGAGAAAAATCAAAAACAATAACATTGCCTGCAACTGGCGGAAATGATAAATGGAAAACGATTATTTTATCTGATGTTGAATTAAAATCAGGAGAAAATAAAATAAAAGTAGTTTTTGATAAAGGCGGATTCAATTTGAATTATTTAGATTTTTTGAACGGTAAAAAAAGTGTTTCTAAAAAATAATAAGTTATGAAAAGCATCAAAAATATAATCAATAAAACTGGAATTTTGGCATTTATGTTATTGCTGATTTTTCAATCCTGCAGTGGAGGAAATGACAGTTCAGATGATACTCCGGTAAATCCTGCTCCATCCAATCTTTCTGTTCAGGTAGAAGTTGTGGGTAAAACGGCGGCAAATCCTAACGGAGATGGAAGCGGAAAAGTAAACTTAAAAATCAATGCAGCAAATGCCATTTCATATAAAGTTTTAATAGACAATCAGCTAAAAGAAATTACAAGCGGAGATTTTAGCTATACTTTTACAGCTTCGGGAACAAAAACATATTCTATCATTGTTTCGGCTTACAATGCCGGAGGGCAATTTATTAGTTCTACATCTTCTGTAAATATTTATGTAGCCAGAAAAATTCTTTGGTCAGATGAATTTGATGTAGACGGAGCTCCAAATTCTTCAAAATGGGGGTACAATACCGGAACCGGAGACGGATGGGGAAATAATGAATTAGAATATTATACATCACGTCCTGAAAATGTATTTATCTCAAATGGAACTCTAAAAATAAAAGCAATCAAAGAAGAGTATATGGGAAGCCACTATACATCAACAAGAATGCTTACAAAAGGAAAATTTTCATTCAAATACGGTCGTGCCGAAGTCCGTGCAAAACTGCCTGTTGGCGGCGGAACCTGGCCTGCTTTCTGGATGTTGGGAGACAATATTGATACAGCGGGCTGGCCGTTATGCGGAGAAGTTGATATTTTAGAATCAGTTGGAAACAATCCAGACGTAAATCATTCTTCACTGCATTCGCCGGGA from the Flavobacterium sp. genome contains:
- a CDS encoding cellulase family glycosylhydrolase, which codes for MKKVIVALQLLFSFTIFGQGFLHRDGQKIVDGNGNNIILRGLGLGGWMVQEGYMLQTQPFASPQYQIKQKIQDVVGEQGTKEFYAAYKANGITKRDIDSLAKWGFNSIRLPMHYNLYTPPIEQEKNGEITWMEEGFTMTDNLLKWCEANKIYLILDLHAAPGGQGNDAAISDYDTTKPSLWQSEANQKKMIALWKKLASRYRDSQWIGGYDIINEPNWGFTGSNKNGCDENSNGPLRDLMVAVTKAIREVDTNHLVIIEGNCWGNNYNGIFPLWDENMALSFHKYWNHNDKESIQKMLDYRTQYNVPIWLGESGENSNVWFKDALTLVETNNIGWAFWPMKKIENIAGVTSVTKIPEYDVLLKYWKDGGAKPSPEFSKKALMKMADNYKMQNVTVKPDVIDAMFRQVQTNDTKAYKNHIIPGKIIATQYDLGTNGFAYSDKDFVNYRVATGTFDQWNKGNVMRNDGVDILPCKDAGSNGYQVSFIEDGEWLQFTAQVKKENKYNVAIRYSSESAEGQLHLETSNGEKSKTITLPATGGNDKWKTIILSDVELKSGENKIKVVFDKGGFNLNYLDFLNGKKSVSKK
- a CDS encoding glycoside hydrolase family 16 protein, coding for MKSIKNIINKTGILAFMLLLIFQSCSGGNDSSDDTPVNPAPSNLSVQVEVVGKTAANPNGDGSGKVNLKINAANAISYKVLIDNQLKEITSGDFSYTFTASGTKTYSIIVSAYNAGGQFISSTSSVNIYVARKILWSDEFDVDGAPNSSKWGYNTGTGDGWGNNELEYYTSRPENVFISNGTLKIKAIKEEYMGSHYTSTRMLTKGKFSFKYGRAEVRAKLPVGGGTWPAFWMLGDNIDTAGWPLCGEVDILESVGNNPDVNHSSLHSPGRSGNTPDTKTITVPNSATEFHIYAAEWSAESIKFYVDDNLFYTYVNSASTPFNQNFFLILNLAMGGNFGGTVDPNFTSAIFEVDYVRVYN
- a CDS encoding glycoside hydrolase family 30 beta sandwich domain-containing protein → MKLNIKNTIKILFFSAAVFSQIGCSSSNDAVDPVVNPPVVNPPVVVTNDVDFWLTKGDQSVLLAKQTGTLGFGTAVNMYTNIEVNASQKYQTVDGFGYTLTGGSADVINKLTAAKKSALLQELFGTGANSIGVSYLRISIGASDLNAEPFTYDDLATGETDLTLAKFSLDKDKAGVIALLKEILAINPKILILATPWSAPIWMKDKDSFVGGKLQTQYYDVYAKYFVKYIQQMKAEGITIDAVTPQNEPLHDGNNPSMYMSAAEQANFIKNNLGPAFKAANLSVKIIAYDHNCDRPDYPKAILADADAFPFVDGSAFHLYAGDISALSNVYNSYPTKNVYFTEQWTSSAGDFGGDLKWHVRNVVIGSMRNYSKNALEWNLANDGAFQPHTNGGCSMCKGALTVASSESFQRNVAYYIIAHASKFVPAGSVRISSTSGGNLQNVAFITPSGDKVLIVENDGSTAETFNIKFNDKWVTTTLGGGSVGTYTWK